TCAACATACGATTATAAATAGTTTGACATGTATATCTCCATCAGCTAATATATGTACTGTAGTGATAATTAACTAACTGAATAAGACAATAATAGGAGATTTCATGAAAGAGACATATATGTCAAATTACTTGAGGGATACCCTCATATAGCATAACAGGGCCATAGGGGTTACAGGCCTTGCAGCGGTTGCCGCAGCAGGTGCAGGCATTGCCCTTAACATGCCGGCAATAGGTATAGTACCCATGATTGCAGGGGCTATCATAACGAATAACCATTTAAGGAAACGTTCAATCTGTAAAACAGGCATTGAAGGAGAAGATACATTGAGGACATACCTTAAGAACATCCTCTCCGATGAATATACCGCTCTTTATAATGTCCCCGTAGAACATGGCGATATAGACTGCCTTGTAATAGGACCAAAAGGATTGTACGCCATCGAGGTAAAGAACCATCGGGGAATAATCACCTATACGAATAATACATGGAGGCAGATTAAAAGGGGAAGAGGTGGCAACTCCTATATCGGTAAATTAAATAACCCCTCAATGCAGCTTATTCAAAACATCAAATGGCTTAAAGGATATCTTGGAAGATACGATATAAAACCCTGGATCAACGGACTTATAGTCTTCACCCATCCGGAGGTAATACTCTCCATAGACAACCTGCCAATTCTAAAAGCCATAAAGCTGGAAGATCTGGAAAGTGCTTTCCTTGAGAAAGATACCCTGTCCCCCATGATACAACAATCTACCGAGACCCA
The sequence above is a segment of the Pseudomonadota bacterium genome. Coding sequences within it:
- a CDS encoding nuclease-related domain-containing protein; its protein translation is MPAIGIVPMIAGAIITNNHLRKRSICKTGIEGEDTLRTYLKNILSDEYTALYNVPVEHGDIDCLVIGPKGLYAIEVKNHRGIITYTNNTWRQIKRGRGGNSYIGKLNNPSMQLIQNIKWLKGYLGRYDIKPWINGLIVFTHPEVILSIDNLPILKAIKLEDLESAFLEKDTLSPMIQQSTETHLLQLMAA